The genomic stretch TATCTCATGGTCAAGCCGTACGCGTGTTAAAAGAAGAAATACAATCAAATACACCGATTGGAATTACGCTAAATTTATCACCTGTATATGGGAATACAAGCTCTTTAAATGATCAGCTAGCGGCAAATAATGCAGATGGCTATTCAAACAGATGGTTTTTGGACCCAGTTTTTAAAGGACAGTACCCTGTTGATATGATGAATGTTTTTTCAAAATACGTTCACTCCTATGATTTTATCCAAGCTGGTGATTTAGATATAATTTCAATTCCGTGCGACTTTTTTGGAATTAATTTCTATAGCCGTGCGCTAGTTGAGTTTAACGCGGCTTCTGATTTTATGTACCAAGGAGCATATTCTGACTATCCAAAAACAGGGATGGGCTGGGATATCTCACCGAAAGAGTTTAAAGATTTAATCCATCGCTTACGAAAAGAGTACACCGACCTTCCAATTTATATTACGGAAAATGGAGCGGCGTTTGATGATGTTGTCGAAAATGGCCGCGTTCATGATGCAGGCCGTGTGGAGTACGTGGAGCAACATTTGCAGGCTGTACATGAACTTAATGAAGAAGGAATGGGCATTGAAGGTTATTATTTATGGTCATTAATGGATAACTTTGAATGGAGCTTTGGCTACGATAAACGATTTGGAATCCTCTATGTAGACTTTGACTCTCAAGAGCGAATCTGGAAAGATAGTGCATATCGCTATGCTGAAATTATTAAAAGTAATCGCAGCATCTTAATTTAAAAGCAACGGATACGTTCTTCTTGGTTCAGTATGATATGATGAGCCAAGAAGAATTTTTTTGTTAAATTGGATGAGGTGAAAAAATGACAGTTATTACGAAAATCACAACGCAAAAGAATAGCGCAGAGAGATTTAATGTTTATATAGATCAAGGAAAAGGCGAAGAATTTGCTTTTGGTGTTGATGCCAATGTTCTCATTCAGTATGACTTAAAAAAAGGACGAGTATTGGATGAATTTGAACTAGCAGAAATTCAATTTGCAGATGAGGAAAAGAAAGCTTATAACTTAGCGGTAACGTATCTATCGTATCGAATGCGCTCTGAAAAAGAGGTAAGAGATTATTTGAAGAAAAAAGAAGTAGGCGATATGATTGCTCAGCAGGTAATTCAAAGGTTACATTCTCACATGTATTTAAATGATGAAGAGTTTGCCAAAGCCTACGTGCTTACGCAGGTTAACACTACGCCAAAAGGGCCGAGCGTTATTAAACGAGAACTCCAAGAAAAGGGTATTCGATCAGATATCATTCACTCTACGCTTGAATACTTCTCAAAGGAAGAACAAATTGAAACAGTAATGAAACTCATTGCAAAGCTGAAGGGGAAATATAAAAAGTACTCAGAAGTAGTCATGAAGCAAAAAATTGAACAGTTTTTAGTGAACAAAGGCTATTCTTTTAACATTATTAACGAAGCCATGCAGCACGTAGATGTTGAGAAAGATAGTGATGAAGAATGGCAAGCTCTTACACAGCAAGGCATGAAGGCTCATCGTAAATACGCGAAGTATAGCGGCTGGGAGTATGAGCAAAAAATGAAGCAAAATCTTTACCGAAAAGGCTTTTCAATTGATCAAATTGAAGCGTTTATTTCATCCTTGAAAGAAGAATAAAGCCTTGCTGAGAGCAAGGCTTTTGTGGATGTTAGACCATAATGTCTTCCTTTGTCATGCGCTGGTTGAAAATAATGCTAGCTACTTCACTTGGATGTTTTAAGCGGCTTTTATCCGCGATATGATCACTGTTATCCCAAAAAGGTGTATCCATTCCTCCCATATAAGCAGCAGTACATGAAACAGAAGTATGTTCATATTCTACTTTTAAACTTTCAACAAATCCTCTTAGAGCAAATTTACTTGCGACATAAACAGATTCGTTTTTCTTACCTCGTAGACCCGCGGTTGAAATAATAGTTAAAATGGTGGCTTGTTCACGCGTTTGTAGATGAGGCAGTAGGGATTGTGTGAGATAGATTGTCCCTTTAACGTTTGTATTAATTACTTCATCAATCATCTCTTTTGTGTAGCTTGTAAGTGGCCCAAAATGTCCCATACCTGCGTTGTTAATTAAAACGTCAACGGAGTGCAAAGACAAAAGGTTATCCATCTTTTGTGTAAGCTCTTCGTAATTAGTCAAGTCCGCTGAAACAGTGGCAATGCAGCTTGTACCTAGCGCTTCTTGTGCTTTATTCAGTCTGTCTTCATTTCTTCCTAATAAAATGACCTGGTCGCCATTTTGGACATATAGCTTAGCAAGCTCGTTTCCAAGACCTGTTGCTCCACCCGTAATTAAGATTGTTTTCATGTAAGCGCCTCCTTATATTCCTCTCCTTTTAGTTATACCTTTTGTTATAATAAAAAGAAAGGAACAAAAGGGGGAAGCAGCGTGTCAGACAAAAGGTATAGTGAAATGAGTACGTATGAGATTCAGCAAGAGATTAGCGTGCTAAATGATAAAGCACGAAAAGCTGAACAATTAGGAATGATTAATGAATATGCCGTATTAGAAAGAAAAATCGTGATGGCTAAGTCGTACTTGTTGGATCCATCTTCATATAAACCTGGTGAAGTATATGAAATAGAAGGAGCTCCTGGTCAATATTTTAAGATTGATTACATGAATGGAGTATTTGCTTGGGGGTTCCGTTTAGGCTCATCTGACAAAGAAGAAGCATTACCAATCTCAATGCTTAAAAGCAATTCATAGAACAAAGCACGAATTGATGGTGATCAATTCGTGCTTTTATTTTGTTAGCCGTTCGTACGTTGGTTGGAGGCATGCATGCGCTCCTGTGGGTTTGTATTGATAGTACCGTCAGCACGTTTTGAAGCGAATTCAGCTTTAGCGCGCGGTTCGCCTTCTAATTTATTGTTTGATTGGTTTGGAAAGTTTTTTTCTTTATTACGCATTCAAGACCGCCCCTTTTACAAAAGAATTTGTTGTGTGTATGATATAGTAAGTCAGGGAAAGCTATACTTCCCTTGACTTAGTGTAAGTCAGGGAAAGCTATACTTCCCTTGACTTAGTGTAAGTCGAAACCAATCATTTACTCATAAATAATTTGGTAACAGAGGTGTTTGTATGGAAGATATTTTTGAAAGGCTCACCAATCAATTACTTGCAAAAAATGATACGCTTTCTTATGCACAAGCAAGAACGTGGGTTGAATTATTTTGGGAAGATTTCGAGTCAACGTATGCAAAAGCCGGCTATGAATATAAAGGAAAAGAAGCAGCTGAGCAGGTGGTTAAAATGTATATTAACCATTACGGGGATAAGCTTCATGAAGTGGCTGTTAAAAACCCAAAGTATAAGCATTTATTAAATAATGATGATTATTTAAAGCACTAATTTACAAATGAAAAGCCCCCTGGCTCTAGCTTAGGGGGCTTTAGGTGCTCGAATTGATTAGTGAGGAAGATAATCAAGCTTTTTACGAAGCTTCTTCTCACTGAAAATCCAGCCCGTATATGAACAAATAATATTTAAATCGTAATCAAGCTGAACAACTGCTACAAATGGATAGTAATCTTTGCTGCGATAGCGAAGGTCAATGAAGCGAACTTCAATATGATCGCTGTATTCGTCAACTTCCCAACGATAAATTGGAGAAAAGGATAAGAACGCAGCTAAGTTTTCATCTCGTTTAGCAACATCAATTACGTCAGACTCAGGAATGGGAACCTTTTTAAAGGTATCGTAAATAAAGATTTTTGGGCCAACTGCGCGTCCAACGTGAAAGCTTTCTTTTGTTGTGATGGCTAGATGCCAGTGCGTAAAGCGAATTGTTGGCGAGATATTCATTTTCACTACGTCCGGAAATTTCTGACGTATTTTCTTAGCGATTTGGTGTCGCATGTAAAAGCGCCACACGTAGTACAAAGCAATAATACTGTACATGGTAATAAAGGTTGGGCCAGGACTCATCCCTAAGAACCAAATTAAGATGGCAACAACATGGACAGAAAAGATAAAGTAATCAAACGTATTAATAACACCAAGCGCAATCCATTTATCAGTAAAAGGTCTTAAAGCTTGTGTGCCGTAAGCATTGAATACATCAACAAAAACGTGAATAATAACAGCTGCAAAGGTCCAAATCCATAAGTGGAATAAATTAGCGTTTGGAAAAAACAGCGAAACAATTACAATAATAAGCAAGGGCCAAAGCGCCACTGCCGGAATTGAATGCGTAATTCCACGGTGGTTTCGAATGTAGTGAGCATTATTTTTAAGTTTTAAAATTGTATCTAAATCAGGTGCTAATGAACCGGCAATGACGCCAATCATTACGGCTTCTGTGGTGACACTGCTTGATGCGACAACAGGATCTAAAGTAGCAAGTGCACCGATGGCGATTCCCATTGCAATATGTGTACCAGTATCCATTAAAGCAACCTCCTTATTTGCTTAACCTTACTTTTCAGATAGAAGCAAGTGTGTTTAGAGTATAACATGAATAGAAAAAGAACAACATTTCAATACAAATACATTGTATATGTATAGTTCATACCTCGGAGGATATAACGTGAAACAAAGTAAAGATATTGTGAAAGATTTTCAAATAGAACAATTTCAGCACGATCTTATCTCATGGTTTGAGACAGAACAGCGCATTTTACCATGGAGAAAAGATCAAGATCCTTATAAAGTATGGGTTTCTGAAATTATGCTACAACAAACCCGAGTTGATACAGTGATTCCATACTTTAATAATTTTATTGAGAAATTTCCAACGATTGTAGACTTAGCCTATGCGCCTGAAGACGATGTATTAAAAGCATGGGAAGGGCTAGGTTATTATTCACGAGCGCGAAATTTACAAGCAGCTGTCCGTGAAGTGCATGAACAATATGATGGAAAAGTGCCCAATACGCCGGATGAAATCTCGAAATTAAAGGGCGTAGGGCCCTATACCACTGGTGCTATCCTTAGTATTGCATATGGGGTACCTCAGCCGGCTGTTGATGGAAACGTTATGCGAGTATTATCCCGTATTTTATCAATTTGGGACGACATTGCAAAGCCAAAGACTCGTAAAATTTTTGAAGAGATCATTCATGAAATTATTTCAAAAGATAACCCGTCGTTTTTTAATCAGGGCTTAATGGAATTAGGCGCTATTGTATGTACGCCAACTTCTCCGTCCTGTCTTTTATGCCCTGTTCGTGAACATTGTCGAGCATTTGAGCAGGGTGTTCAGCAGGAGTTACCGGTTAAGTCAAAGAAAAAGCCACCAAGAACTGTGCAAATAGCAGCAGCTGTTATTACAGATGAACAAGGTAATTTCCTCATCCACAAGCGGCCTAATAAAGGTTTACTTGCAAACTTGTGGGAATTTCCCAATGTAGAAGTGGATCTTACCATTGGTCAAGAGCAAAACCAGCTTACATCCTTTATTGAAGCAAATTATGATATAGAAGTAATGCTAGATTCGCCATTTACTGTCATTCAGCATGTCTTCTCCCATATTGTGTGGAACATTAACGTATATAAAGGGGTGTTCACAGGGCATATTTCTAACCAGGATGATATAAAGTTAGTATCGGTTAAAGAAATAGAAGAATATGCGTTTCCAGTGTCTCATCAAAAAATTCTAAAGGAATATCATAAAATTAATTAATGAAAAGAGACTGTGGTTGTTCACAGTCTCTTTATGGTTGTGTTTAATCATATACTACGCTGGTAGAGTGCGTGTAATCAGCTTCATTTCGATGCAGACCGCCACGATTTTCAATTTCTTTTACAATTTGACGATGAATACCTTGGCCTTCAGTATTTAAATAAGGCATGATTTGCTGGAGGGAATGATGAAAATATGCGAGTTCGCTATCTCGCCATTCGGTCTTTGCCATCATTGATAATTCAGTCATATCACGACCTACGTACATGCTTCATCACCTTCTTATCATTAATTAAGCCTCGTTCTTGCATCATGCGCAAATGAATCTAGGCAGACTTATTTTTTCATCTCCCCTTGTTTCTTATACAGAAATATAAGTACAATATGAACAGAACGATACATAAGGAGTAGATATTATGGAACAAAAAGTAGCACTTGTAACAGGAAGCAGCCGTGGAATCGGAAAAGAAATTGCACTAAGACTTGCAAAGGATGGATATAATATCGTCTTAAACTATGCACGTAGTAAAAGCGCAGCATTAGAAGTAGCAGAAGAAGTAAAAGCACTTGGGCGTGAAGTGCTGGTTGTAAAAGCAAACGTGGGTAAAGTTGAAAAAATTAAAGAGATGTTTGAGCAAATTGATGAAGCGTTTGGACGCTTGGATGTATTTATTAGCAACGCAGCATCTGGTGTTTTACGACCTATAATGGAACTTGAAGAAACACATTGGGACTGGACGATGGATATTAACAGCAAAGGCTATTTATTCTGTGCACAAGAAGCGGCAAAAAGAATGGAAAAGGTCGGTGGAGGTAAAATTGTAACAATCAGTTCACTGGGCTCCATTCGCTATTTAGAAAACTACACAACAGTAGGAGTTTCAAAAGCTGCTGTTGAAGCACTAACTCGCTACCTTGCAGTCGAGCTAGCTCCGAAAAACATTATTGTGAATGCAGTATCTGGTGGAGCTGTTGATACTGAAGCGTTAAAACATTTTCCAAACCGTAATGAACTGTTGGATGATGCACGTCAACACACGCCGACAGGTCGTATGGTTGAACCGAATGATATGGTCGATGCGGTTCAATTTTTAGTATCGGATAAAGCCAATATGATTTGTGGTCAAACGCTTATCGTAGACGGCGGCCGTTCTTTATTAATGTAATGAGCTAAAATAAAAAAGAGTGTATATCGCTTTAATCACCTGGACATATTAATTTTTGTGGAGGTGATTACAATGGCAAAACAACCAAACAAAACAAACGCGCAACACGTAAAGCAACAAAACGCACAAGCTGCAAACAACCAATACGGTGCTGAGTTTGCTAGCGAAACAGATGCACAACACGTGAAGCAACAAAACGCACAAGCTGAAGCAAAGAAAAACCAAAACTCTGGTAAATACCAAGGTTAATGGTAAAGCGAAGCCAAGGTTCTTATGAAGGACCGTGGCTTCGCTTTTTAATTTGACAAAAGCTCTCGAAACTTTACATATCTCGTCAAAGGAATTAAAGGTGAAAGAACAGAATGTTAAAAGTGGACTTATACCTAAGAGCGTTCTAATTTCAATTTCAACAGATTCTGCTTTATAAATGTGTTACCTACCTGAAATGAAAGAAGTGAACGACCTGTTTACT from Bacillus sp. 1780r2a1 encodes the following:
- a CDS encoding YfhJ family protein, which codes for MEDIFERLTNQLLAKNDTLSYAQARTWVELFWEDFESTYAKAGYEYKGKEAAEQVVKMYINHYGDKLHEVAVKNPKYKHLLNNDDYLKH
- a CDS encoding gamma-type small acid-soluble spore protein, with the protein product MAKQPNKTNAQHVKQQNAQAANNQYGAEFASETDAQHVKQQNAQAEAKKNQNSGKYQG
- the fabL gene encoding enoyl-[acyl-carrier-protein] reductase FabL, with protein sequence MEQKVALVTGSSRGIGKEIALRLAKDGYNIVLNYARSKSAALEVAEEVKALGREVLVVKANVGKVEKIKEMFEQIDEAFGRLDVFISNAASGVLRPIMELEETHWDWTMDINSKGYLFCAQEAAKRMEKVGGGKIVTISSLGSIRYLENYTTVGVSKAAVEALTRYLAVELAPKNIIVNAVSGGAVDTEALKHFPNRNELLDDARQHTPTGRMVEPNDMVDAVQFLVSDKANMICGQTLIVDGGRSLLM
- a CDS encoding metal-dependent hydrolase, which gives rise to MDTGTHIAMGIAIGALATLDPVVASSSVTTEAVMIGVIAGSLAPDLDTILKLKNNAHYIRNHRGITHSIPAVALWPLLIIVIVSLFFPNANLFHLWIWTFAAVIIHVFVDVFNAYGTQALRPFTDKWIALGVINTFDYFIFSVHVVAILIWFLGMSPGPTFITMYSIIALYYVWRFYMRHQIAKKIRQKFPDVVKMNISPTIRFTHWHLAITTKESFHVGRAVGPKIFIYDTFKKVPIPESDVIDVAKRDENLAAFLSFSPIYRWEVDEYSDHIEVRFIDLRYRSKDYYPFVAVVQLDYDLNIICSYTGWIFSEKKLRKKLDYLPH
- the recX gene encoding recombination regulator RecX, producing the protein MTVITKITTQKNSAERFNVYIDQGKGEEFAFGVDANVLIQYDLKKGRVLDEFELAEIQFADEEKKAYNLAVTYLSYRMRSEKEVRDYLKKKEVGDMIAQQVIQRLHSHMYLNDEEFAKAYVLTQVNTTPKGPSVIKRELQEKGIRSDIIHSTLEYFSKEEQIETVMKLIAKLKGKYKKYSEVVMKQKIEQFLVNKGYSFNIINEAMQHVDVEKDSDEEWQALTQQGMKAHRKYAKYSGWEYEQKMKQNLYRKGFSIDQIEAFISSLKEE
- a CDS encoding SDR family NAD(P)-dependent oxidoreductase; the encoded protein is MKTILITGGATGLGNELAKLYVQNGDQVILLGRNEDRLNKAQEALGTSCIATVSADLTNYEELTQKMDNLLSLHSVDVLINNAGMGHFGPLTSYTKEMIDEVINTNVKGTIYLTQSLLPHLQTREQATILTIISTAGLRGKKNESVYVASKFALRGFVESLKVEYEHTSVSCTAAYMGGMDTPFWDNSDHIADKSRLKHPSEVASIIFNQRMTKEDIMV
- a CDS encoding YfhH family protein, with the translated sequence MSDKRYSEMSTYEIQQEISVLNDKARKAEQLGMINEYAVLERKIVMAKSYLLDPSSYKPGEVYEIEGAPGQYFKIDYMNGVFAWGFRLGSSDKEEALPISMLKSNS
- a CDS encoding GH1 family beta-glucosidase, whose protein sequence is MKFHKGFTFGTATSAYQIEGAYLEDGRTASIWDVFCDIPGKVHKGHNGNVACDHYHRFEEDVDQIKKLGVDTYRFSISWPRIFPKKGVFNKQGMEFYKRLIKKLRTENIKPAVTLYHWDLPVWAHEEGGWTNRESVQWFMDYARVCFQELDADIDSWITHNEPWCAAFLGYHQGVHAPGHQNMEEALKAAHHILVSHGQAVRVLKEEIQSNTPIGITLNLSPVYGNTSSLNDQLAANNADGYSNRWFLDPVFKGQYPVDMMNVFSKYVHSYDFIQAGDLDIISIPCDFFGINFYSRALVEFNAASDFMYQGAYSDYPKTGMGWDISPKEFKDLIHRLRKEYTDLPIYITENGAAFDDVVENGRVHDAGRVEYVEQHLQAVHELNEEGMGIEGYYLWSLMDNFEWSFGYDKRFGILYVDFDSQERIWKDSAYRYAEIIKSNRSILI
- the mutY gene encoding A/G-specific adenine glycosylase, translated to MKQSKDIVKDFQIEQFQHDLISWFETEQRILPWRKDQDPYKVWVSEIMLQQTRVDTVIPYFNNFIEKFPTIVDLAYAPEDDVLKAWEGLGYYSRARNLQAAVREVHEQYDGKVPNTPDEISKLKGVGPYTTGAILSIAYGVPQPAVDGNVMRVLSRILSIWDDIAKPKTRKIFEEIIHEIISKDNPSFFNQGLMELGAIVCTPTSPSCLLCPVREHCRAFEQGVQQELPVKSKKKPPRTVQIAAAVITDEQGNFLIHKRPNKGLLANLWEFPNVEVDLTIGQEQNQLTSFIEANYDIEVMLDSPFTVIQHVFSHIVWNINVYKGVFTGHISNQDDIKLVSVKEIEEYAFPVSHQKILKEYHKIN
- a CDS encoding small, acid-soluble spore protein K, which codes for MRNKEKNFPNQSNNKLEGEPRAKAEFASKRADGTINTNPQERMHASNQRTNG